In one window of Deinococcus cellulosilyticus NBRC 106333 = KACC 11606 DNA:
- the gluQRS gene encoding tRNA glutamyl-Q(34) synthetase GluQRS produces MNVDSPVVGRYAPSPTGNMHLGNARTALLAWLHARAQGGRFILRFEDLDHTRVRPFAYDSIRKDLEWLGLDWDEEHIQSERLHLYEEAFQKLDTYPCTCSRKDILESASAPHGAELVYPGTCLQGELKPDRPVSWRWNVPDLIITVQDHLMGTLTQNLKSEVGDFVLKRNDGVFAYHLAVVVDDALMGVTEVVRGADLFTATPRQVALQQVLGCSVPEYWHVPLMADFQGVRLAKRNGAPSVSDLRNNNMNPHAIVSQLTKSLGYDVPGTISARELLSSPLAKLDNSYKKFLDSSL; encoded by the coding sequence TTGAATGTGGATTCTCCCGTGGTGGGAAGGTATGCTCCGAGCCCCACTGGGAACATGCACCTCGGGAATGCCCGCACGGCACTCCTGGCCTGGCTGCATGCCCGTGCGCAGGGTGGCCGTTTCATTCTGCGTTTTGAGGACCTGGACCACACGCGGGTGAGGCCCTTTGCTTACGACTCGATTCGCAAGGACCTGGAATGGCTGGGTCTCGACTGGGATGAGGAGCACATCCAGAGTGAGCGCCTTCACCTGTACGAAGAGGCCTTTCAGAAGCTGGACACCTATCCCTGCACCTGTTCCCGCAAAGACATTCTGGAGTCTGCCTCTGCGCCCCACGGTGCAGAACTGGTGTACCCTGGCACCTGCTTGCAAGGTGAGCTGAAGCCAGATCGTCCTGTGTCCTGGCGCTGGAACGTCCCTGATCTGATCATCACGGTGCAGGATCACCTGATGGGCACCCTCACCCAGAACCTGAAATCAGAGGTGGGTGATTTTGTCCTGAAACGCAACGATGGGGTATTTGCGTACCATCTGGCGGTGGTGGTTGATGATGCCCTTATGGGAGTGACAGAGGTGGTGCGGGGTGCAGACCTTTTCACGGCGACCCCAAGGCAGGTGGCTTTGCAGCAGGTTCTGGGGTGTTCCGTACCTGAGTACTGGCATGTTCCCCTGATGGCCGACTTTCAAGGTGTAAGGTTGGCGAAAAGAAATGGTGCACCCTCGGTGTCCGATTTGCGTAACAATAACATGAACCCACATGCGATTGTGTCGCAGTTGACAAAGAGTTTAGGGTACGATGTACCCGGTACAATTTCAGCCCGCGAGCTTCTTTCAAGTCCTCTAGCAAAGTTAGACAATTCGTATAAGAAATTCCTTGACAGCTCGCTATAG
- a CDS encoding DUF5946 family protein, with the protein MTETRTCPECGAAWTSGVTCEEMFHQVLVWEAEDADLLSEHFLTVACYNLQHPAMFQDSAIENLKGGLVLRIDQNAQVPELRRRAAAAYNGPQRVLKPVPERKSVLQEWHMTIAEVYANGEPLGAADRVRAWGKSTREDLRP; encoded by the coding sequence ATGACAGAAACACGAACTTGCCCAGAATGTGGCGCAGCATGGACCAGCGGAGTGACCTGTGAAGAGATGTTTCATCAGGTGCTCGTCTGGGAGGCAGAGGATGCTGACCTCCTCTCAGAGCACTTCCTGACTGTGGCCTGCTACAACCTCCAGCATCCCGCCATGTTTCAGGACAGTGCCATCGAAAACCTGAAAGGGGGTCTGGTCCTCAGGATCGACCAGAATGCACAGGTCCCAGAACTTCGCAGGAGGGCAGCAGCTGCTTACAACGGTCCCCAGCGTGTGCTCAAACCTGTTCCAGAACGTAAATCTGTGCTTCAGGAGTGGCACATGACCATTGCAGAGGTTTATGCAAATGGAGAACCTCTGGGGGCAGCAGACCGGGTAAGGGCCTGGGGCAAGAGCACCCGGGAAGACCTCAGACCATAA
- a CDS encoding SDR family oxidoreductase, whose product MILVTAATGQLGKLTIKALLEAGTEPSRIIAGVRNPEKAQGLKALGVQVRPLDYSQPETIKSALQGVERLLLISGTNFGQRVQEHQNVIEAAKKADVKLLAYTSILNAGEMMLAGEHKGTEAVLKASGVPYVLLRNGWYNENYLSSIQQAAATGKVFGAAGEGRISSAARSEYAEAAAQVLLTDGHENQTYELGGSNNFTLAELAAEIAHQTGKEVSYHNLPAQEYEALLVQFGLPAGYAHALADSDTGIARGELFTERDDLTRLIGHATTPISETVRQALEVVPQS is encoded by the coding sequence ATGATTCTTGTCACTGCAGCCACCGGACAGCTTGGAAAGCTCACCATCAAAGCCCTTCTCGAGGCAGGCACCGAACCCTCCCGCATCATTGCCGGCGTGAGAAATCCTGAAAAAGCGCAGGGTCTGAAAGCCCTGGGCGTGCAGGTGCGCCCCTTAGATTACAGCCAGCCTGAAACCATCAAATCTGCCCTGCAGGGGGTGGAACGCCTGCTGCTGATCTCAGGCACCAACTTTGGACAGCGCGTTCAGGAGCACCAGAATGTCATTGAAGCTGCGAAGAAAGCTGACGTAAAACTCCTGGCCTACACCAGCATCCTCAACGCAGGAGAAATGATGCTGGCTGGAGAACACAAAGGCACCGAAGCCGTCCTGAAAGCCTCCGGGGTTCCTTATGTCCTGCTGCGCAACGGCTGGTACAACGAAAATTACCTCAGCAGCATCCAGCAGGCCGCAGCCACGGGCAAAGTGTTCGGAGCTGCAGGAGAGGGCCGCATCAGCAGTGCCGCCCGCAGCGAATATGCCGAGGCCGCCGCACAGGTCCTGCTGACAGATGGTCATGAAAACCAGACCTATGAACTGGGTGGAAGCAACAACTTCACCCTGGCGGAGCTGGCTGCAGAAATCGCTCACCAGACCGGGAAGGAAGTCAGCTACCACAACCTTCCTGCCCAGGAATATGAAGCCCTGCTGGTCCAGTTTGGCCTTCCTGCGGGTTATGCCCATGCTCTGGCTGACTCTGACACCGGGATTGCCAGAGGTGAGCTGTTCACGGAGCGGGACGACCTGACCCGACTGATCGGTCACGCAACCACCCCCATTTCAGAAACCGTCAGGCAGGCCCTTGAGGTCGTTCCTCAGTCCTGA
- the trpB gene encoding tryptophan synthase subunit beta, which yields MSQFNLPTFALPDARGRFDEFGGRYVPETLIPALDELNRAYQEAKTDPEFLREFDYYLREFVGRPSRLYFARNLTEHLGGAKIYFKREDLNHTGAHKINNTIGQALLAKRMGKKRIIAETGAGQHGVATATACALFGLECVVYMGAEDIRRQNLNVFRMKLLGAEVREVTSGTSTLKDATNEAIRDWVTNVRDSFYILGSVVGPHPYPMMVRDFQSIIGEEAKAQLKELEGREVPDVIIACVGGGSNAIGLFAPFAYLPENERPRIIGVEAAGEGVESGRHAASVSGGKVGVLHGSKMYLLYDNDGQITPAHSISAGLDYPGIGPEHSYYAKTGVAEYAPITDEEALEAFQAFTRFEGIIPALETSHAIAQVFKTAPTLSKDQIIVVSLSGRGDKDVTEVMRLMELQQKKVEVNA from the coding sequence ATGAGCCAATTCAATCTCCCGACCTTTGCTCTGCCTGATGCCAGAGGCCGGTTTGACGAATTCGGCGGACGTTACGTCCCCGAGACCCTGATTCCTGCGCTCGATGAACTGAACCGCGCATATCAGGAAGCCAAAACCGATCCTGAGTTCCTCAGAGAATTCGATTACTACCTGCGTGAATTCGTGGGTCGTCCCTCCCGCCTGTACTTTGCCCGCAACCTCACCGAGCACCTCGGTGGCGCAAAAATCTACTTCAAACGTGAAGACCTGAACCACACCGGTGCCCACAAGATCAACAACACCATCGGTCAGGCCTTGCTGGCAAAACGCATGGGCAAAAAACGCATCATTGCAGAAACCGGAGCAGGACAGCACGGGGTGGCCACGGCCACCGCCTGCGCCCTGTTCGGACTCGAATGCGTGGTGTACATGGGGGCAGAAGACATCCGCCGCCAGAACCTCAATGTCTTCCGCATGAAACTGCTCGGTGCAGAAGTGCGCGAGGTCACCAGTGGCACCTCCACCCTGAAAGACGCCACCAACGAAGCCATCCGCGACTGGGTGACCAACGTGCGGGACAGCTTCTACATCCTGGGCTCTGTGGTCGGTCCGCACCCCTACCCCATGATGGTCCGTGACTTCCAGAGCATCATCGGCGAAGAAGCCAAAGCGCAACTGAAAGAACTTGAAGGCCGCGAAGTGCCTGACGTGATCATCGCCTGCGTTGGTGGTGGAAGCAACGCCATCGGTCTGTTTGCACCTTTCGCCTACCTCCCTGAAAACGAGCGTCCCCGCATCATCGGTGTGGAAGCTGCAGGGGAAGGGGTCGAATCCGGACGCCACGCTGCAAGCGTCTCCGGAGGAAAAGTCGGGGTGCTGCACGGTTCCAAGATGTACCTGCTCTATGACAACGACGGACAGATCACCCCGGCCCACTCCATCAGCGCAGGTCTGGATTACCCTGGCATCGGTCCAGAGCACTCCTATTACGCCAAGACCGGTGTGGCCGAATACGCCCCCATCACCGACGAGGAAGCCCTGGAAGCCTTCCAGGCATTCACCCGCTTTGAAGGGATCATTCCGGCACTCGAAACCAGTCACGCCATTGCACAGGTCTTCAAGACTGCGCCCACCCTCTCCAAAGACCAGATCATTGTGGTGTCCCTCTCTGGACGTGGCGACAAGGATGTCACCGAAGTCATGCGCCTGATGGAACTGCAGCAAAAAAAAGTTGAGGTGAATGCATGA
- a CDS encoding ABC transporter ATP-binding protein: MTSSAPKTDFSTQIKDLRETLSLVWETAPAQAFLLVMLSVVQAFLPAATLWVSKLLLDAVTAAISQQQNNLTQLVEILLLQVGIGILGSLLSTWQGMVRELFADSLQNRISQKILNKASELEVERFENAETYDALQNAYREVGSRPLGVLTQVIALGQAVITLASISALMARLGWAILPLVLLATLPTVWVSNRFGMEGYRMIRRRTHDARVQNYLGSILTSDALVKEVRLFHFEPYLLTRWQEYYRKFRAQLVPLVRARSLWSLGASIFSALVIAFATYLILLRAVAGQITVGDFSLFILGITQVQGQFSTLLNGFSGLYQNVIYMRNLFEFLELPARDLDAGESFSGTIDTLEFEQVSFRYPFTDRDILKGVSFRIEKGHALALVGENGAGKTTIVKLLTRLFEPTAGRILINGQDARTFSVRSLQQAMSIIFQDFGQYQMSVRENIALSDHPETQTNASERVEEAAETAGAHFIETLPEQYSTQLGRLFTGGRQLSGGQWQRLALARLYYRKASLLVFDEPTAALDANAEFEVVEALRKEAHSRITVIISHRFSTVRLADHIIVLENGVIEESGSHAELMAQGRTYAHMYTLQAKGYQG, translated from the coding sequence GTGACTTCCAGCGCACCGAAGACCGATTTTTCCACCCAGATCAAAGACCTCAGAGAAACACTCTCCCTGGTGTGGGAAACCGCACCCGCACAGGCTTTTCTGCTGGTGATGCTGAGCGTTGTGCAGGCTTTTTTGCCAGCAGCGACCCTCTGGGTCTCCAAACTGCTGCTTGATGCCGTCACTGCAGCCATCTCCCAGCAGCAGAACAACCTCACCCAGCTTGTGGAAATCCTTCTGTTGCAAGTTGGAATCGGCATTCTGGGCAGCCTGCTCTCCACCTGGCAGGGCATGGTCAGAGAACTCTTTGCAGACAGCCTGCAAAACCGCATCTCCCAGAAAATCCTCAACAAGGCCAGTGAACTTGAAGTGGAACGCTTCGAGAACGCGGAAACCTACGACGCCCTGCAGAATGCCTACCGGGAAGTCGGAAGCCGCCCCCTCGGGGTGCTGACCCAGGTGATTGCCCTCGGGCAGGCGGTCATCACGCTGGCCTCCATCAGTGCCCTGATGGCCCGCCTGGGATGGGCGATCCTGCCACTGGTGTTGCTGGCCACCCTGCCCACCGTGTGGGTCTCCAACCGTTTTGGCATGGAAGGGTACCGCATGATCCGCCGCCGCACCCATGATGCCCGGGTGCAGAACTACCTGGGCAGCATCCTCACCTCGGACGCCCTGGTCAAGGAAGTGCGGCTCTTTCACTTCGAGCCTTACCTGCTGACCCGATGGCAGGAGTACTACCGCAAGTTCCGGGCACAACTGGTTCCCCTGGTGCGGGCCAGAAGCCTGTGGAGCCTTGGAGCCTCCATTTTCTCTGCCCTGGTCATTGCTTTCGCCACCTACCTGATCTTGCTGCGGGCGGTGGCCGGTCAGATCACCGTGGGGGATTTCTCCCTCTTCATTCTGGGGATCACCCAGGTTCAGGGACAGTTTTCCACCCTGTTGAACGGCTTTTCAGGGCTGTACCAGAACGTCATCTACATGCGCAACCTCTTTGAATTCCTGGAACTTCCTGCCCGGGACCTGGATGCCGGAGAATCCTTCAGTGGAACCATCGACACGCTGGAATTCGAGCAGGTGAGCTTTCGGTATCCCTTCACAGACCGCGACATTCTGAAAGGGGTCAGCTTCAGGATTGAAAAAGGACATGCCCTGGCCCTGGTGGGAGAGAACGGGGCAGGGAAGACCACCATCGTGAAACTGCTCACCCGACTCTTTGAACCCACCGCCGGGCGCATCCTGATCAACGGACAGGACGCCCGCACCTTCAGTGTGCGCAGCCTGCAGCAGGCCATGAGCATCATCTTCCAGGACTTTGGGCAGTACCAGATGTCCGTGCGAGAGAACATTGCCCTCAGTGACCACCCGGAAACGCAGACAAATGCCTCGGAACGGGTGGAGGAGGCCGCAGAAACCGCAGGAGCCCACTTCATTGAGACCCTGCCCGAACAGTACAGCACCCAGCTTGGACGCCTCTTCACCGGAGGCAGGCAACTCTCTGGGGGTCAATGGCAGCGTCTGGCCCTCGCCCGGCTCTACTACCGCAAAGCCTCATTGCTGGTCTTCGATGAGCCCACTGCAGCCCTTGACGCAAATGCGGAATTTGAAGTGGTTGAGGCCCTGCGCAAGGAGGCCCACTCCCGCATCACCGTGATCATTTCCCACCGTTTCAGCACCGTGCGTCTGGCCGATCACATCATCGTTCTGGAAAATGGAGTGATAGAAGAAAGTGGTTCGCACGCTGAACTCATGGCCCAGGGCAGAACCTATGCCCACATGTACACCTTGCAGGCGAAAGGATACCAGGGATGA
- a CDS encoding NAD(P)/FAD-dependent oxidoreductase, translating to MIESQLYDTIIIGGGPAGLTAALHLAFHKRKVLVVDRRTGPLWYTTTPLWNVPGFIGKPGVTIQKTMLKEAQEAGAEVVKDSIVEVSGSEGHFQLTGEKGVYQARTLLLATGVARHHPLVNGDFEPWFKYAAKGNTYYCPDCESPELLGQDVVVIESHNPNGGVSQGSYLAEFASRVRLLLTGPTEFKPEWEAKRKELGFDVIEGQIQDVEGSKGRVHALILNDGTRVEADAYYVSNPKFPRNDLAKQLGAEIGPRDHIVTGPRGQLRKAGGLDTEFIPGVWAAGDVQPQTQQVTIAMGSGNKAAVMIDQHLTHLQLRQLGKTQDVVTAHD from the coding sequence GTGATTGAATCCCAGCTTTATGACACCATCATCATCGGCGGCGGGCCTGCAGGCCTGACTGCTGCTTTACACCTCGCCTTTCACAAGAGAAAGGTGCTGGTCGTGGACCGCCGCACAGGCCCCCTCTGGTACACCACCACACCCCTGTGGAACGTGCCAGGGTTCATTGGCAAACCTGGGGTCACCATCCAGAAAACCATGCTGAAAGAAGCCCAGGAAGCCGGAGCCGAAGTGGTCAAGGACAGCATTGTTGAGGTCTCGGGTTCGGAAGGCCATTTTCAGCTGACCGGAGAAAAAGGCGTGTATCAGGCAAGGACACTGCTGCTGGCCACCGGGGTTGCCCGCCATCACCCTCTGGTGAATGGGGATTTCGAGCCCTGGTTCAAGTACGCCGCAAAAGGCAACACCTATTATTGCCCGGATTGTGAGTCCCCAGAGCTGCTCGGGCAGGATGTGGTGGTCATTGAAAGCCACAACCCCAATGGTGGGGTCTCCCAGGGCAGTTATCTTGCCGAGTTTGCATCCAGGGTGCGCCTGCTGCTCACGGGTCCCACTGAATTCAAGCCTGAGTGGGAAGCAAAACGCAAGGAACTGGGCTTTGATGTGATTGAGGGTCAGATTCAGGATGTGGAAGGCTCAAAAGGTCGGGTGCATGCCCTGATCCTGAACGATGGCACCCGTGTGGAGGCAGACGCCTATTACGTCTCCAACCCCAAGTTTCCCCGCAACGACCTTGCAAAACAGCTCGGGGCAGAAATCGGTCCCAGGGACCACATCGTCACTGGTCCCAGAGGCCAGCTCAGGAAAGCAGGTGGCCTGGACACCGAATTCATTCCTGGCGTGTGGGCGGCAGGGGATGTGCAACCGCAGACCCAGCAGGTGACCATTGCCATGGGATCGGGCAACAAGGCTGCAGTGATGATCGACCAGCACCTGACCCACCTGCAACTCCGGCAACTGGGCAAAACCCAGGATGTTGTGACAGCACACGACTGA
- the trpA gene encoding tryptophan synthase subunit alpha has protein sequence MSRIQQAFDNARKSGRAAFIPYLPAGYPSKAQFVKDALALLEQADLMEIGLPYSDPLGDGPTIQRATEKVLRQGFTMLDFFDAIREVRKQTDKALLVMTYYNPILAWGEEAFIRDVKEAGIDGLILPDLPPDEADTLIPLAEKYDVKLTFLIAPTSTPNRVELVARSCTGFVYAVSVVGVTGARSGEALYEVPDLVKLAKQHTGLPVAVGFGVSDRASAAKIASVADGVVVGSAFINTIEKGGDLTGLARNIFDGTYKAS, from the coding sequence ATGAGCCGCATTCAGCAAGCCTTTGACAATGCCAGAAAATCAGGCCGCGCCGCCTTCATCCCCTACCTGCCTGCCGGTTATCCCAGCAAAGCCCAGTTCGTGAAAGACGCCCTGGCCCTGCTGGAGCAGGCCGACCTGATGGAAATCGGGCTCCCATACTCCGATCCCCTCGGAGACGGTCCCACCATCCAGAGGGCCACCGAGAAAGTCCTGCGTCAGGGTTTCACCATGCTGGACTTCTTTGATGCCATCCGTGAAGTGCGCAAGCAGACCGACAAGGCCCTGCTCGTCATGACTTACTACAACCCCATCCTGGCCTGGGGCGAAGAGGCCTTCATTCGGGATGTCAAGGAAGCAGGCATTGACGGTCTGATCCTCCCTGACCTTCCCCCAGACGAGGCAGACACCCTGATTCCCCTCGCTGAAAAATACGATGTGAAACTCACCTTCCTGATCGCTCCCACCAGCACCCCCAACCGGGTGGAACTGGTTGCCCGTTCCTGCACGGGTTTCGTGTATGCGGTCAGTGTGGTCGGGGTGACCGGAGCCCGTTCCGGCGAGGCCCTCTATGAAGTGCCTGACCTGGTGAAGCTCGCCAAGCAGCACACCGGTCTTCCCGTGGCCGTGGGCTTCGGGGTCAGTGACCGTGCCAGCGCAGCAAAAATTGCCAGTGTTGCAGACGGTGTGGTGGTGGGCAGTGCCTTCATCAACACCATCGAGAAAGGGGGAGACCTCACCGGTCTGGCCCGCAACATCTTTGATGGGACCTACAAAGCGTCCTGA